One window of the Pradoshia eiseniae genome contains the following:
- a CDS encoding undecaprenyl-diphosphate phosphatase, whose product MDLIEIIKYVFLGLLQGITEPIPVSSSGHLVIFQHFFNMEIPGLSFELFVNFASLIAVVIIYRQDLARIIQNGLGFLFSSEKTESMKKDFYFILYLIIGTIPAALIGLLFEDQIAAVFKGVRVIGFTLLITGLALWLIRNLNGRKSEGELSFKDAIIVGSAQAVALIPGISRSGATVVASMAMGMKRETALKFSFFLYIPISLGGMILSVSDLVNDPAVNQLMVPYLFAFATSLIASYFSLKWFMNIMQRGKLGYFSVYCFIVGTLVIIFA is encoded by the coding sequence TTGGATTTAATTGAAATCATTAAGTATGTCTTTCTTGGATTGCTGCAAGGGATTACCGAACCCATCCCTGTATCCTCAAGCGGACATCTAGTTATCTTCCAGCACTTTTTCAATATGGAGATACCTGGGCTCAGCTTTGAGCTATTCGTGAACTTCGCTTCCTTGATTGCGGTCGTGATCATTTATAGACAGGATTTAGCCAGAATCATTCAAAACGGCCTCGGATTCCTTTTCTCATCCGAAAAAACGGAAAGTATGAAAAAGGATTTCTATTTTATTCTTTACCTAATCATCGGGACCATTCCAGCTGCCTTGATTGGGCTGCTGTTTGAGGACCAAATTGCCGCTGTTTTTAAAGGTGTGCGGGTCATCGGGTTCACCCTTCTTATTACCGGTCTTGCTTTATGGCTCATTCGGAACCTTAATGGCCGCAAATCAGAAGGTGAGCTCAGCTTTAAGGATGCCATTATTGTCGGCTCAGCTCAGGCTGTTGCCTTAATTCCTGGAATCAGCCGCTCCGGTGCAACCGTTGTTGCGTCCATGGCGATGGGAATGAAACGCGAAACGGCTTTGAAGTTCTCCTTCTTCCTCTATATTCCGATCAGTCTTGGCGGGATGATTTTATCTGTTTCTGACCTGGTCAATGACCCTGCGGTTAATCAATTAATGGTTCCATATCTATTCGCCTTCGCAACCTCATTGATTGCCTCTTACTTCTCTTTGAAATGGTTCATGAATATCATGCAAAGAGGAAAGCTAGGCTACTTCTCCGTATACTGCTTTATCGTGGGGACGCTAGTCATTATCTTCGCTTAA
- a CDS encoding amino acid ABC transporter substrate-binding protein/permease has translation MKKFSKLMLSLAIAVISVASFVFPNLTSAEGKTYTIATDITFAPFEFQDTNGDFVGIDIDLLNAIAENQGFNVEIKPLGFNAAVQALESKQVDGVIAGMSITDERERKFDFSEPYFESGVVMAIAEGNEDIASYEDLKGKRVAVKTGTEGASFAQSIQDEYGFKIVTFDDSANMYDDVKTGNSQAVFDDYPVLAYGVAQGNGLQIVTEKEVGGSYGFAVAKGENGELLEQFNDGLANLEESGEYQEILDKYLEAKKSTDTENGFFGLLKESFPSLMKGLQMTLLLTVVSLVIASILGILFGLCRVAHNAVLRAIGTIYVDIFRGTPLIVQAFFIYFGLPAALDFRISAVTAGIITLSLNAGAYMAEIVRGGIESVDKGQMEAARSLGLPYKTAMAKVILPQAIRLMIPSIINQFIITLKDTSILSIIGINELTQSGKIIIARNLESFQMWLIVGVMYFIIIMILTKVSNRMERKIQNGKA, from the coding sequence ATGAAGAAATTTTCCAAACTAATGTTATCCTTAGCGATAGCTGTTATCTCGGTTGCTTCATTCGTTTTTCCAAACCTTACGAGTGCTGAGGGAAAAACCTATACGATCGCAACGGATATCACATTCGCACCTTTTGAATTCCAAGATACAAATGGCGACTTTGTCGGTATTGATATTGATTTATTAAATGCAATAGCAGAAAATCAGGGGTTTAATGTAGAAATTAAACCGCTTGGATTCAATGCTGCTGTACAGGCTCTAGAATCAAAGCAAGTGGACGGCGTTATTGCCGGTATGAGTATTACGGATGAGCGTGAACGTAAATTCGATTTTTCTGAGCCTTATTTCGAATCTGGCGTCGTGATGGCGATTGCCGAGGGCAATGAAGATATTGCATCTTATGAAGACCTAAAAGGTAAGAGAGTTGCGGTCAAAACAGGTACAGAAGGTGCCAGCTTTGCGCAAAGCATTCAGGATGAGTACGGCTTTAAAATCGTCACATTTGATGATTCCGCCAATATGTACGATGATGTCAAAACCGGCAACTCTCAAGCTGTCTTCGATGACTATCCGGTATTGGCTTATGGTGTAGCTCAAGGCAACGGCCTACAGATTGTCACTGAAAAAGAGGTTGGCGGTTCCTATGGATTTGCTGTGGCTAAAGGCGAGAACGGCGAACTCCTTGAGCAGTTCAATGATGGACTTGCTAACCTTGAAGAGTCTGGCGAATACCAAGAGATTCTTGATAAATATCTAGAAGCAAAGAAAAGCACTGATACTGAAAATGGCTTCTTTGGCTTGTTGAAGGAAAGCTTCCCAAGCCTCATGAAGGGCTTGCAAATGACATTGCTCTTAACGGTTGTGTCACTTGTCATTGCCTCTATTTTAGGGATATTATTCGGCTTATGCCGCGTGGCGCATAATGCTGTTCTTCGTGCCATTGGAACCATTTATGTCGATATATTCCGCGGTACGCCATTGATTGTCCAAGCATTCTTCATCTACTTCGGATTGCCGGCTGCACTTGACTTCCGTATTTCGGCTGTGACAGCAGGTATTATCACATTGAGCTTGAATGCTGGTGCTTATATGGCTGAAATTGTCCGCGGCGGAATTGAATCTGTCGATAAGGGACAAATGGAAGCAGCCCGAAGCCTGGGGCTTCCTTATAAAACAGCGATGGCGAAGGTTATCCTTCCGCAAGCCATCCGCCTAATGATTCCATCCATCATTAACCAATTCATCATCACCTTAAAGGATACATCCATCCTTTCAATTATCGGCATCAATGAGCTAACACAAAGCGGTAAGATCATTATTGCGCGTAACCTGGAATCCTTCCAAATGTGGCTCATCGTTGGCGTTATGTACTTTATCATTATTATGATATTGACAAAAGTATCGAACCGTATGGAAAGGAAGATCCAAAATGGGAAAGCTTAA
- a CDS encoding amino acid ABC transporter ATP-binding protein encodes MGKLKVRGLKKSYGQLEVLKDISLEVKEGEVICLIGPSGSGKSTLLRCLNLLEDVNEGEVEVDDIIITDKETDINKVRENIGMVFQHFNLFPHMTVLENITLAPVQLKKATKEEAEKKAHELLAQVGLADKANAKPAQLSGGQKQRVAIARALAMNPDIMLFDEPTSALDPEMVGEVLNVIKQLAQEGMTMVIVTHEMGFAREVADQVIFMDGGYVVEKGTPTEIFSNPQNERTQDFLNKVL; translated from the coding sequence ATGGGAAAGCTTAAAGTTAGAGGATTAAAAAAATCATACGGACAGCTAGAAGTGCTTAAAGATATCAGCCTTGAAGTAAAGGAAGGCGAAGTCATCTGTTTGATTGGTCCATCCGGTTCCGGTAAAAGCACCCTGCTCCGCTGCCTAAATTTACTTGAGGACGTCAATGAAGGCGAAGTTGAAGTGGATGATATAATCATCACTGATAAGGAAACAGACATCAATAAGGTCCGTGAAAATATCGGAATGGTTTTCCAGCATTTCAACCTCTTCCCTCATATGACTGTGCTTGAGAATATCACGCTGGCACCTGTACAGCTTAAGAAGGCGACAAAAGAGGAAGCTGAAAAGAAGGCACATGAATTGCTTGCTCAAGTAGGTCTTGCCGATAAGGCAAATGCCAAGCCGGCACAATTATCAGGCGGTCAAAAACAGCGTGTTGCGATTGCACGCGCACTTGCGATGAACCCGGATATCATGCTCTTCGATGAACCGACAAGTGCCCTTGACCCAGAGATGGTCGGCGAGGTATTGAATGTTATTAAGCAATTGGCTCAAGAGGGGATGACAATGGTCATCGTAACCCATGAAATGGGCTTTGCTCGTGAGGTTGCCGACCAAGTAATCTTTATGGACGGCGGCTATGTAGTTGAGAAGGGAACACCAACGGAGATTTTCTCCAACCCGCAAAACGAACGGACGCAGGATTTCTTAAACAAAGTATTATAA